The Saprospiraceae bacterium genome includes a window with the following:
- a CDS encoding DUF4961 domain-containing protein has translation MRHIILLFIFFNVFHLQAQIVTLSPQGAGPEESVTLTFDANEGNKELIGASKVYLHHGVVTDKVNGTAWKYVKGNWGKDDGIGEMTKVAGQANKWQFTFSPTLRSYFGVQAGENIFRISCVFRSADGTKKGTIAPGEYGWGTVASNNDVYVNLNVANYISILSPIGNESIINEGESVNFSVEASSAAGEMKLWLDEGNGFNNVSTVNGTKSLQYQYKPTSTVNLKIKVTANINGQTLETAKNHSIIVKKPSQVAPVPFGMKNGINFIPNDPTKAILVLLAPEKEFVYLVGDMTDWQIRPDYQMKKSPDGKKFWIELQNLTSGKPYVFQYWIDGNLKIADPFADQIADPWNDKDIEQSVYPNLPVYTRTDLGIASVLTTGQSAYQWANTESSWKHPDVNHLVIYELHVRDFIGSHNFKDLTDTLTYLKRLGVNAIELMPVNEFEGNNSWGYNPSFFFAVDKYYGPKEQLKKFIETAHQHGIAVITDLVLNHAFGQCPLVQMYFDKSANKPAANNPWFNREYVGQYQWGYDFNHQSSYTEEFMDEVNRYWVEEFHFDGFRFDFTKGFTNNAPGGSIDGFDASRITILKRMADKIWQTNPKSYIILEHWAPQSEENILGNYGMKMWRNKSYDYVPATVGNTVGSFSNMDATSHVAFYNSHDERRIAEHCLTEGRSSDGYNIKDTLVMLERVKMAAAFTYLQPGPKMIWQFDELGYDIDIDLNGRTGRKPQVWGPNSLNYYTNPDRQNVYTTYQNLLEIRHTIGAENLASASKNHQFSGQTRRLVFNTNDTDLVVIGNFGLAQNSISPEFTQNGKWYNYFAGDSMTVTNTSAPINLKAGEWHIFTSKRLSEGLPGVVSVYENPVTITPFPFKANQEITIRFDATKAFPGNTSGLKGADKVYIHSGVLLGNATSSSLTNIVGNLKDDGIGQMTKVSGDIWEIKLIPNQYFKTNAGQEITQIGMWFRNGDNTKQGFGFKNKLVYYNVLSSLPIVYISPAGFNADNEITIVFNAREGNRELVGAQKVYMHGGVSTLNNTTPEASAWNKVVGNWGKDDGVGLMTKVPGETDKWQIKLKPKNYFNMASGDFPYWISAVFRDASGSKKGTTNPGQIDNGFVANNLDYFIKNTGIVNINDLSKTNITIHPNPTTGNLRFKGLEGNALLKIYNIEGREVYQSVIIDDADTDVSTLKSGLFFFTLTQGSNIKTGKLIVTQ, from the coding sequence ATGCGCCACATCATTCTGCTTTTCATCTTTTTTAATGTATTTCACCTTCAAGCTCAGATAGTTACTCTAAGTCCGCAAGGTGCTGGCCCCGAAGAATCAGTCACCCTGACCTTTGATGCCAATGAAGGTAATAAAGAACTCATAGGTGCCTCCAAGGTATATCTCCACCATGGTGTAGTCACAGACAAAGTCAACGGCACTGCCTGGAAATATGTGAAAGGAAACTGGGGCAAAGATGATGGCATCGGAGAGATGACTAAGGTAGCAGGGCAAGCCAATAAATGGCAATTCACTTTTTCACCTACACTAAGAAGTTATTTCGGAGTACAGGCTGGTGAAAATATCTTCAGAATTTCATGTGTTTTTCGTTCTGCAGACGGCACAAAAAAAGGAACCATTGCACCCGGAGAATATGGTTGGGGTACTGTCGCTTCCAATAACGACGTTTATGTCAATCTCAATGTTGCCAACTACATCTCCATCCTATCTCCGATTGGAAATGAGTCGATCATCAATGAAGGAGAATCTGTCAATTTTTCAGTAGAAGCTTCTTCAGCTGCCGGTGAAATGAAATTGTGGCTCGATGAAGGCAATGGGTTTAATAATGTCTCCACAGTAAATGGTACCAAATCTCTTCAGTATCAATACAAACCCACTTCTACTGTAAATCTTAAAATCAAAGTTACTGCAAATATCAACGGGCAGACACTCGAAACTGCTAAAAATCACTCTATCATAGTTAAAAAACCCAGTCAGGTAGCCCCCGTGCCATTCGGTATGAAAAACGGCATTAACTTTATACCAAATGACCCCACTAAGGCAATATTGGTCTTGCTTGCTCCTGAAAAAGAGTTTGTCTATTTGGTAGGTGATATGACCGATTGGCAAATCAGGCCTGATTATCAAATGAAAAAATCTCCCGATGGAAAAAAATTCTGGATAGAATTACAAAATCTCACTTCAGGGAAACCTTATGTTTTCCAATATTGGATCGATGGAAATCTGAAAATCGCTGATCCGTTTGCTGATCAGATAGCTGATCCATGGAATGATAAAGATATAGAACAAAGCGTGTATCCAAATTTGCCTGTCTATACACGGACCGACTTAGGGATAGCCTCGGTGCTGACCACAGGTCAATCTGCCTATCAATGGGCCAATACAGAATCCTCATGGAAACATCCTGATGTAAATCACTTAGTCATTTATGAGCTACATGTCAGAGACTTTATAGGTTCCCACAATTTTAAAGATCTTACCGACACCCTCACCTACTTAAAAAGACTCGGTGTCAATGCCATAGAATTGATGCCGGTCAACGAATTTGAAGGAAATAATTCATGGGGCTATAATCCGTCATTTTTCTTTGCTGTGGACAAGTATTATGGACCAAAGGAACAGCTGAAAAAATTTATAGAAACAGCACATCAGCATGGGATAGCCGTCATAACAGATCTGGTACTCAATCATGCTTTCGGTCAGTGTCCACTTGTTCAGATGTATTTTGACAAATCAGCTAACAAACCCGCAGCTAACAATCCCTGGTTTAACAGAGAATATGTAGGTCAATATCAATGGGGATACGACTTCAATCATCAAAGTAGTTACACAGAAGAATTTATGGACGAAGTCAACAGGTATTGGGTGGAAGAATTTCATTTTGATGGCTTCAGGTTTGATTTCACAAAGGGGTTTACCAACAATGCACCGGGTGGAAGTATAGATGGATTTGATGCTTCGAGAATTACGATATTGAAAAGAATGGCAGATAAGATATGGCAGACAAATCCGAAATCATACATCATTCTGGAACATTGGGCTCCACAAAGTGAAGAAAACATTTTGGGTAATTATGGTATGAAGATGTGGCGAAACAAGTCTTATGACTATGTACCTGCCACAGTTGGTAACACTGTCGGTTCATTTTCAAATATGGATGCTACTTCTCATGTGGCTTTTTACAATAGTCATGACGAAAGGCGGATTGCAGAACACTGTCTCACAGAAGGCAGATCATCAGACGGATACAATATTAAGGATACATTGGTGATGTTGGAAAGAGTCAAGATGGCTGCGGCGTTTACTTATCTCCAACCCGGCCCAAAGATGATCTGGCAATTTGATGAGTTAGGGTATGATATTGACATCGATCTCAATGGCAGAACAGGCCGAAAACCTCAAGTCTGGGGACCTAACAGCCTGAATTATTACACCAATCCTGACAGACAAAATGTTTACACAACATATCAGAATTTACTGGAAATACGTCATACTATTGGTGCCGAAAACCTAGCTTCTGCATCAAAAAATCATCAGTTTTCGGGACAAACAAGAAGATTGGTTTTCAATACCAATGATACCGACCTTGTTGTGATTGGTAATTTTGGGCTGGCACAAAACTCTATCTCCCCCGAATTTACCCAAAACGGGAAATGGTACAACTATTTTGCAGGTGACTCCATGACAGTAACAAATACTTCTGCCCCTATCAATTTAAAAGCCGGAGAGTGGCATATCTTCACTTCAAAAAGACTGTCTGAAGGTCTTCCCGGAGTAGTGAGTGTATATGAGAATCCTGTCACCATCACTCCATTTCCTTTTAAAGCAAATCAGGAAATCACGATTCGGTTTGATGCAACAAAGGCTTTTCCGGGCAATACGTCAGGACTTAAAGGTGCTGATAAGGTATATATACATTCCGGCGTTTTATTGGGCAATGCCACATCATCGTCTTTGACCAATATAGTCGGAAATCTTAAGGATGACGGCATAGGCCAGATGACTAAAGTCTCGGGTGATATATGGGAAATAAAGCTAATACCCAATCAATACTTCAAAACAAATGCAGGGCAGGAGATTACTCAAATCGGCATGTGGTTCAGAAATGGTGATAACACTAAGCAAGGTTTTGGCTTTAAAAATAAACTGGTATATTATAACGTTTTGTCCTCACTGCCTATCGTATATATCAGTCCGGCGGGATTTAATGCAGACAATGAAATCACCATAGTATTTAATGCCAGAGAAGGCAACAGAGAGCTAGTCGGAGCCCAGAAAGTATACATGCATGGAGGAGTCAGCACTTTAAACAACACTACACCCGAAGCATCTGCCTGGAACAAAGTAGTCGGTAACTGGGGAAAAGATGATGGTGTAGGATTGATGACAAAAGTCCCGGGAGAGACTGATAAATGGCAGATAAAACTGAAACCAAAAAATTATTTCAATATGGCATCCGGCGACTTTCCATATTGGATATCTGCGGTATTCAGAGATGCCTCAGGAAGCAAAAAAGGTACTACAAACCCCGGACAAATCGACAATGGATTTGTGGCAAATAATCTGGACTACTTTATAAAAAATACAGGAATTGTCAATATTAATGACCTGAGTAAAACTAATATAACGATTCATCCAAATCCAACTACAGGTAACCTACGCTTTAAAGGATTGGAAGGGAATGCTCTCCTTAAAATTTACAATATAGAAGGTCGGGAAGTATACCAATCAGTAATCATTGATGACGCTGATACAGATGTAAGCACTTTAAAGAGTGGTCTGTTTTTCTTTACGCTTACTCAGGGAAGTAATATCAAAACGGGAAAATTGATAGTGACTCAATAA
- a CDS encoding aminotransferase class V-fold PLP-dependent enzyme yields the protein MSLLERVYDPESFRKSGHLLVDLLADNLSQNLLSIPEKVIDYIQPDKNYENWKDKKFDEPEQYFKELISNSIRIQHPRYIGHQVSAPAPLATLAGFEGLMLNSGGAIYEMSAASSTLEKLVIDTFKGYFGFDTGDGIITSGGTLANLTALICARNVKAKGEVWTEGQNEKYAFMVSEEAHYCIDRAVRVMGWGDNGIIKVPVDEHYKMKTEFLEPLYQKAKSEGIIVLGVVGSAPTTSTGIYDDLTAIGHFCQKHDLWYHIDAAHGGPAVLSAKYKHLMQGCDLADSITVDAHKMMMTPSLTTMLFFRKPEDSYKTFAQKAQYLWSDSTEEWYNYGKRTMECTKIMLSSRVYALIANYGLEVFGEYLDKCYDLAQIFAELISKTDNMEIAVYPESNIVCFCLTSSDPDQDNEINKRIRQALLEDGSYYIVQTMLNNKVYLRVSIMNPFTTKQDLQGLLDLIILKSSMFN from the coding sequence ATGTCACTACTTGAAAGAGTCTATGATCCGGAATCATTCAGAAAATCAGGTCATTTGTTAGTAGATTTGCTCGCAGACAATCTATCGCAAAATCTTTTATCAATACCCGAAAAAGTCATTGATTATATTCAGCCGGACAAAAATTATGAAAACTGGAAGGATAAAAAATTTGACGAGCCTGAACAATATTTTAAAGAACTCATCAGCAACTCCATCCGGATACAGCATCCACGATATATAGGTCATCAGGTCAGTGCTCCGGCGCCTCTCGCGACCCTTGCAGGCTTTGAAGGTTTGATGCTCAATAGCGGTGGAGCTATTTATGAGATGTCAGCAGCATCATCAACACTTGAAAAATTAGTCATTGATACTTTCAAAGGTTATTTTGGCTTTGATACCGGCGATGGTATCATCACTTCCGGGGGTACATTAGCCAATCTGACAGCCCTGATTTGTGCCCGAAACGTCAAAGCCAAAGGAGAGGTATGGACAGAAGGCCAAAACGAAAAATATGCATTTATGGTCTCCGAGGAAGCACATTATTGTATTGACAGGGCAGTAAGAGTGATGGGATGGGGTGATAATGGCATCATTAAAGTACCGGTGGACGAACATTATAAAATGAAGACAGAATTTCTGGAGCCATTATATCAAAAAGCTAAATCAGAAGGCATCATTGTTTTGGGTGTTGTGGGCAGCGCACCTACTACATCTACGGGTATATACGACGATCTTACAGCAATAGGACACTTTTGCCAAAAGCATGATTTATGGTATCACATAGATGCGGCACACGGCGGACCAGCAGTATTATCTGCGAAATACAAACATCTGATGCAAGGATGCGATCTGGCAGATAGTATCACTGTGGATGCTCACAAGATGATGATGACTCCGTCACTCACCACCATGTTGTTTTTTAGAAAACCAGAAGACAGTTATAAAACCTTTGCTCAAAAGGCACAGTATCTATGGAGTGACAGTACTGAAGAATGGTACAACTATGGCAAGAGGACCATGGAATGCACCAAAATCATGTTGAGCTCAAGAGTTTATGCCTTGATTGCCAATTATGGTTTGGAAGTTTTCGGGGAGTATTTGGACAAATGTTATGATCTTGCGCAAATATTTGCTGAGTTGATTTCAAAGACGGACAATATGGAGATAGCTGTCTATCCGGAATCCAACATTGTTTGTTTTTGTCTGACATCTTCAGATCCGGATCAAGACAATGAAATTAACAAAAGAATCAGACAAGCATTGCTGGAAGACGGATCTTATTATATTGTCCAAACTATGCTTAACAACAAAGTGTATCTGCGTGTGAGTATCATGAACCCATTTACTACGAAGCAAGATTTGCAAGGATTACTTGATCTTATTATTTTGAAATCGTCGATGTTTAATTGA
- a CDS encoding M36 family metallopeptidase, with protein MNNKIREEKNRPKTEMKVVNITYMLILLYFSLPQIYGQGDRDVTHALAYLQNNKVALRIEDKDIKNFRLDHVYQDQNTKARHIYFQQIYIGMEIKNAMMIVTIDHKGQVTHVGNSCVPHMSKVTKSTHSNLQMRDAVVLSAMHLGIEKPDVPSLSKRSSGDEGIFEATPYVKSDIRVKPIYEYDESINRLILCYQVTLDLADSDDLWEISVDQNTGKVVTKNNLSLYCTHTTHDCSHQNSALSEPKNMHSPASIFNRTCGNIPQYRVYPFPMESPLHGPHTLVSHPSIKSASPEGWHTADGIEFNTTKGNNVIAYLNADGDDSPDPGSSVIPKTNLLFDYPHSITQDPELYKDASQVNLFYAANMMHDISFLYGFTEEAGNFQSHNYSGRGKENDPVICQSFDGFNAPVKKRNNAVFTSPADGGTGKLQIFLWDRYGSAVKVTAPSEIATDISIYGTTTFGAAIPKSQDSPVFGKITVVGNKGSNESSLGCKPVNQNLHGTIAMVDRGECDFIQKVYYAQQAGASACIICNVAGVNGGTGEEVNPVGAPPNSPFQVTIPSIFVRKSDCDKLRAIILRGTDVFLKMQEPAETSPKYRDGAFDNVIIAHEYAHGISTRLTGGPNNSSCLINDEQMGEGWSDFFALAVTAKQGDNGRKPRGVGNFSINQAANGNGIRRYPYSTDMSINPQTYNNIKGTDTPHQLGEVWTSMLWDLYWAMAEKYGFDPDVTNINSGNGKAIQLVMQGMKMQSCKPGFIDGRDAILAADRILFNGDNKCLIWSVFAKRGLGILASGGSNNDRNDGIEDFNTFPSCIEELKIMKKMPEIAKSGSSVKVELKAINHIPNTLKNVSIVDSLPSGFVYIDGTATLPATVKEKYIIFNIGDMKYEQEAEITYQLKAVSPPSFTKYIYKVEKDGQNFQIVPNIGSSTWTFDDNMLPSGQTGFFIPATSMENDHSLFTKAIRIDSEKPVLKFLHKYKTRQINDGGYLSISKDGGLTWEIPHFIFNGPKDAVNYSTFAIPNLKVFTGDSGGEFVNSYVDLSDYLGEQIIFRIRFGTKDTSTLINGGWWIAAMKIFDANSGASIACIQDGANLYSSCTSAKTILIDNNLLPTNTKEESISTVMLYPNPASDIITLTLDNNLPSVFEIRIIGIDGKIKMLESFWGINGRNEIPIDIVNLENGMFLFEVNSKNFNRVLKFLKIH; from the coding sequence ATGAATAATAAAATTAGGGAAGAAAAAAATCGACCTAAAACTGAAATGAAAGTAGTCAACATAACATATATGCTAATTCTGTTATACTTTTCCTTGCCACAGATATATGGGCAAGGTGATAGGGATGTCACTCATGCACTGGCATATTTGCAAAATAACAAGGTTGCACTCAGGATCGAAGATAAAGATATAAAAAATTTCAGGCTCGACCATGTCTATCAGGATCAAAATACCAAAGCCAGGCACATCTACTTTCAGCAGATATACATTGGAATGGAGATCAAAAATGCCATGATGATCGTAACCATTGACCACAAAGGTCAGGTAACACATGTTGGGAATTCCTGCGTTCCGCATATGTCAAAAGTTACAAAATCCACCCATTCAAATCTGCAAATGCGGGACGCAGTGGTTCTATCTGCAATGCATCTTGGTATTGAAAAGCCTGATGTACCATCACTCTCCAAAAGAAGCAGTGGTGACGAAGGTATATTTGAAGCTACGCCTTATGTGAAATCAGATATAAGGGTAAAACCAATATACGAATATGATGAATCTATCAATAGGCTGATCCTCTGCTATCAGGTGACTCTTGATCTGGCAGATTCTGATGATCTTTGGGAAATAAGCGTAGATCAGAACACAGGAAAAGTCGTAACCAAAAACAACCTGTCTCTATATTGTACTCATACCACACATGATTGCTCACATCAGAATAGTGCTCTGTCAGAGCCAAAAAACATGCACAGTCCTGCAAGCATCTTTAATAGAACATGCGGAAATATACCCCAATACAGAGTATATCCCTTTCCTATGGAGAGCCCGCTGCATGGGCCGCATACATTGGTCTCCCACCCTTCTATAAAATCTGCATCACCGGAAGGGTGGCATACTGCTGACGGCATTGAATTCAACACAACTAAAGGAAATAATGTCATAGCTTACCTTAATGCTGATGGAGACGACAGTCCTGACCCTGGCAGTAGTGTGATTCCGAAGACAAATCTGTTATTTGACTACCCTCATAGCATCACACAGGATCCGGAATTGTACAAGGATGCATCACAGGTCAATCTGTTTTATGCTGCAAACATGATGCATGATATATCGTTTTTATATGGATTTACAGAAGAAGCAGGAAACTTTCAGTCACATAATTATTCCGGACGAGGTAAAGAAAATGACCCGGTGATTTGTCAATCTTTTGATGGATTTAATGCTCCTGTAAAAAAGCGCAACAATGCAGTTTTTACCTCACCAGCAGATGGTGGCACAGGTAAACTGCAAATTTTTTTATGGGACAGATATGGTAGCGCTGTAAAAGTTACTGCACCATCTGAAATTGCTACTGATATTTCCATATACGGTACTACAACCTTTGGAGCGGCAATTCCAAAGTCACAGGACTCTCCTGTGTTTGGCAAAATAACTGTTGTAGGCAACAAGGGATCAAATGAATCTTCGCTGGGCTGTAAACCCGTCAATCAAAATCTGCATGGAACCATAGCGATGGTGGACCGTGGCGAGTGTGACTTTATACAAAAAGTGTACTACGCTCAACAAGCCGGCGCATCGGCCTGCATCATTTGTAATGTAGCTGGTGTCAATGGTGGAACAGGTGAGGAAGTCAATCCCGTAGGTGCTCCACCCAACAGTCCATTTCAGGTAACAATTCCTTCAATTTTTGTAAGAAAGAGTGACTGTGACAAACTAAGAGCGATAATATTAAGAGGAACTGACGTATTCCTAAAAATGCAGGAACCTGCTGAGACATCACCCAAATATCGGGATGGCGCTTTTGATAATGTGATCATAGCCCATGAATATGCTCATGGTATAAGTACCAGACTCACCGGAGGACCCAATAATTCATCTTGTCTCATCAATGATGAACAAATGGGAGAAGGTTGGAGTGATTTTTTTGCTTTGGCAGTGACAGCAAAACAAGGTGACAATGGCAGAAAACCACGAGGTGTTGGTAATTTTTCTATCAATCAGGCTGCTAATGGAAATGGTATCAGAAGGTATCCATATAGTACAGATATGAGTATCAATCCTCAAACCTACAATAACATTAAAGGTACTGATACTCCACATCAATTGGGTGAAGTCTGGACGTCTATGCTTTGGGATTTGTATTGGGCGATGGCTGAAAAGTATGGATTTGATCCTGATGTAACTAATATCAATTCCGGTAATGGAAAGGCTATACAGTTGGTAATGCAAGGGATGAAAATGCAATCATGTAAACCTGGTTTCATTGACGGTCGGGATGCCATCCTGGCAGCAGACCGGATTTTGTTCAATGGAGACAACAAATGCCTCATATGGTCCGTATTCGCCAAAAGAGGGTTAGGCATATTGGCATCTGGTGGCAGCAATAATGACAGAAATGATGGAATCGAAGATTTTAATACTTTTCCTTCGTGTATTGAAGAGCTTAAGATTATGAAAAAGATGCCGGAAATTGCAAAATCAGGATCAAGTGTAAAAGTAGAATTAAAAGCAATAAATCATATCCCAAATACACTGAAAAATGTTTCCATCGTGGATAGTTTACCTTCAGGTTTTGTATATATTGACGGAACAGCTACATTACCCGCAACCGTTAAAGAGAAGTATATCATTTTCAATATAGGTGATATGAAATACGAGCAGGAAGCAGAAATTACCTACCAATTAAAGGCCGTTTCCCCACCATCATTTACAAAATATATATACAAAGTGGAAAAGGATGGTCAAAATTTTCAGATAGTACCAAATATTGGCAGTTCTACCTGGACTTTTGACGATAACATGTTGCCTTCAGGGCAAACAGGTTTTTTCATTCCTGCCACTTCTATGGAAAATGATCATTCACTATTTACAAAGGCTATCAGAATCGATAGTGAAAAACCTGTTTTAAAATTTTTACATAAATACAAAACCAGACAAATTAATGATGGTGGATACTTATCAATAAGCAAGGATGGCGGTCTCACATGGGAAATTCCGCATTTTATTTTCAATGGCCCAAAAGATGCAGTAAATTATTCCACTTTTGCTATTCCAAACCTTAAAGTATTTACAGGTGATTCAGGGGGCGAATTTGTAAATTCCTACGTTGATTTGTCAGATTATCTAGGAGAACAAATTATTTTTAGAATAAGATTTGGTACAAAAGATACTTCAACTTTGATCAATGGTGGTTGGTGGATAGCAGCAATGAAAATTTTTGATGCCAATTCCGGAGCAAGTATTGCATGTATTCAGGATGGTGCAAATTTATATTCATCATGTACATCTGCTAAAACAATACTAATTGATAATAACTTACTGCCGACAAATACAAAAGAAGAATCGATTTCTACAGTAATGCTTTACCCTAATCCCGCAAGTGATATTATCACACTTACATTGGACAACAATTTGCCATCAGTATTTGAAATTAGAATAATAGGTATAGATGGGAAAATAAAAATGTTAGAATCGTTTTGGGGTATTAATGGAAGAAATGAAATTCCCATTGATATAGTAAATTTAGAAAACGGAATGTTTTTATTCGAAGTAAATAGTAAAAATTTTAACAGGGTTCTGAAATTTTTAAAAATCCACTAA